The sequence ATGAAagagcacacacatgaaacaccagatataatgtgaaaaacccaagaagggaaaaaccatagataatgttagttctcaatatgaaaatgcctgttagggtgacactagttaaggtgatttttacaaagatggctcaCCGTAGGTGGGCTCACTGCCCGACTAAAACTGCCAGAAAAAGGAGGGTTCACTGCTTGGAGGAAGAAAAAAAGAATCCACCACAGATGCACAACTGCCACACAACTATAATGTTGAATGAAACCTTAAGCTCACTGACACCaataccaaacaacatcaacatacAACCATACTGATCAACCACTTTGCATCAacaaagatagatcttccttttgTGAATCCTTCAATATGTTTATTTCATTACAACCATTCTTTATATATAGATCTCTAAAATAGAATTTTCCAAGTCAACCAAGGAGATAATAAAACATAAATCAAAATAAATCTTCATCAAGCATTCCcacggtggaaaggaatgagaagtggacctcACCACAATGCAACAACACATTATCCAAACACTGCAATCATCATACTAAAATATAGAACATCGGGGGTCAATCGGACCAGGAAAGAACATAGCCAAAACACATTTCTGGAGCACACCAACATGTGCTAAATTAGAATAACAAAGATACATGCATGGTTAGCATAAATCCAAAAACACAACAGGAGAACTAGAAATGGGGAGCAATGCGAAACTCTGCAAACTCTAccaaaaaatcatcatcatcactgcATAGACCAACTTCCGGACCACCAAAACATGAGAGTAGAATCTCAAGGCAATATCCAACAACTTCATCGCATCATGAGAATATCTGCAACAAATCAGAAATGTGGAGCACAACCAGATACTGAAATACATAATtagtacattgacatcaatgacaaccatattgacacatcaagcaatttcacatttgcaacaatctccccctttatcattgatggcaacattaaccAATGATAAACAATTTCTCCAATCAACTCGCTCAAATAGAATTCCCAAAaactccccccctttgacatcaaagacaaaggtgaaCAACAACTCAACTCAAAATTCACatagctccccctaagaggaagccccaaacatTAGCCCAAACTAAAAAGATATGCATGAAATTCTTGGACTAATGCACTACCAAATACACCTAGTTCAATCTAGAAAGGGGCATGACCCTCTgttgaagatactcaaaagtatcttggcacaaagccttcataaagatatctacaactttctctttggtaggtacatattcaagttttTCTTTACTGTCCAATACttcttctctcaagaaatgatactgaatagaaatatgctttgttctagaatgcaataccgggttcttagaaatattgattgcacttgtattatcacatatgaTTGAGATAGGTTTATCAAACAACATGCCAATATCCTTCAATGTCCGTTTTATCCAAAGTACCTGAGTGCAGCATGAAGGAGTTGTAATGTACTCAACTTCTGCGATTGCTAAAGATATAGAATCCTACTTCTTACTTAACCAAGCAACTAATCGGGAGACAAGGACAAATGCTCCTCGactagtactctttctatcatcaatatttcctacccaatctacatcagtataaaattttaaactaAAGTTTGATCCTCTGGGATACCACAGTCCAaaatcttctattcctttcaaatatctgaatatcctatttactacaacaacatgtgactctttcgaTTCTTGTTGAAATCTGGCTGCAAGACAAACGACATACATGATATCCAGTCTTTTAGTAGTTAGGTACAACAATCCTCCAACCATTGCTATGTACTTGCTTGCATCAATCTTAGAATATTTATCATCATAAGTCAACTTGCATCCGATAGTCATAGGAGTATATACAGATTTGGAATtttccaatccaaacttcttcaacaactctctaacatACTTTGGCTGAGAAATGCAAATACTTTTACTATTTTGATTCACTTGGGGGAATGCCCCATGTACCTTGACTAGGGTGCCACATTAACTATCCCATACTAGATGCCCCAATTAAGACTAGAGACATAATCACTTGGAGTCCTCACACCATGGCTAGGAAATTTGTTAGAGAGCCACCATTCTACCTCCACCTCTACCTATAAGGCAACATATTGGTTGGACCCCTCCTTCTCAATATTTTGGATAACAAGGGCGATGGTATCTATCTTCACACTACTTCTCCACATCCTCTTAGTGCATGTGGTTGGGCTCCTCTTAACTAAGACAAATAACCTTTGCTTTAGCTTGCCATCTCTCTATAAAGATCTATACATAATATATAACAAAAGGCTCCTAAGGAAGAAGAAATTACTAATAATGATGGGTGGGAACCTATGGATGGTGGCACCAACTTGCTTAGAGCCTCCTCTCAATACTACTGCCACCCTTTTAATTTAGTTCTATTTTTAGTTTTTATGTTATTTTAGTAGCTTGATGATTGCTTCCCTTGTAGAGCCATATAATCTTTCAATATGTAACTTCAACTTTTTTTGGTTGGAGATAATTAATTTAACTTTGAAATAAAATTCCACGCcacccatttttaataggtttgacTATATACTTTAGCACCTTTATTTTAATAtacaattttattatttaaaaatcataAACTAAATAAAAGTGAAATAGTTGTACAAATTTAATCACTACCAAATTATCAAGAACATTACAAATTCCCTTTTCACAACTTAAACCCATAAGAAGAATACACACTTTCTACCTATTACATGACCCACAATATCATAAAACAAACTGCACAATACATAATTATTATAAGATGTGAGGCTCTTTCATCATAtatctttaattttttaaaatttaagctTATTAATTTATCTTTGAAATATAATTCTCTACTACCCATTAAAAGAAATAGATATATACTTTAATAACTTTATTTTAATGTTtgaattttctattttaaaaattacaaaactaaataaataatgGCGAAATAAATTTACACCGTTACAAATTATCAAGGAGCGTTACAGATTCTCCTCTTTGCACAATTTAAAAAGCAGGATAATAAAAAGCAGgattaaaataggtagtttctaaACTACAGGATGCATAGTTTCACGAGACAAACTACACAATGTGCAATCATTATCGAAGATGCTCTCAAAATATTCAATGCATGATTTCATACCAGATACTGTATGATTCATCGTTTTTATAACTTAAACAACTCATCTTTCTCTACCTTGTGATACCAATTTCATTCCTTGTTTTTCTTGATACAAGTGGAAGGAGGAGAAGATTTCAGGGTGGCAATATATACGGAGGCAACCCTGACAAAAAGACCCAACGATTAAAAAACAGTAAGGGTGGCAAGAGAAAGTACGGGGCAAACCACAGCTCACATGAAAAACATGCTTATTCCCCCACAAAAATCATGATCCCAGCTGAAGTTAAAATTTCCAGGCTTTTATAACAACGGTGAGAAGTTCGTTGCGCCAGTGAGGAGGAGAAGAACAACGTTTGCAGGTAAGTGTAATGCCACATCTCAATGGTTTATTGTATTTGTTTCTCCAGTATTACACAATTTAGGGATTTCTGTGAATTGGGTATATGCCACTGCTCAAAATCTACTTGCTCCAGCTATTTCAGTGGTGGGTTTTATGTCAATTTTAATGTCTTCGTTTTCCTAGTACCACAAAATTTATGGGTATTTGCGAATTGGGCCATTCGTAACATTTGAAAATCTATATTCTCTAGCTATTTTAGTGGTGTGATTCATGACAAATTTTAGTCTTGAAAACATTCTTTCATAAACACTTGCTTTAATTTGAACACCATTGGAAATAAATTCCCTTAGCCTTATTACAAATTGGGTAGTCCACCTCCAGGCCATTCTTCTATTAATTTACTTTGCATTAAGCATGATTTATGAGTCGAGCTCCTGCTGTATGGGTATTGGGCCGAAGAGACCTGTTTGGTTGCATTTTTATTCTTTTAGTTGGCGAAGGGAGATGCTTTCTTCTTTCCAAGTCATCTACCCCAAACACTTAGGGCAAGCCTCTGCTTATTGGGCACATGCAGAACTTGGCCATTGGCCATCTTAGCAAATTCCATTTACCAGGTAGCTTTATCTGTTTATGGGCCATCTGTTTTGATGCTATTTATGTGGTCTCAGAGACTTAGTTTTTTGAAGAAATGGGTTTTATTCAACCAGTGCTTATGAAGTATGGATCAATCTAGATTGACTCAAAATTATCCCAAAAATTATATTGAATTATTTGTATGAGTTAATGGATTGTCACGACTCACAAGCATAGTAGCCAGACTTTTCAAGTTAACTTTGGCTCTGATTTGTCTCAGGCACCCAGATTCAAGAAACAGGAAACTGGTAAACTAGAAAGAGCTCCTCGCATCTACAGGCCACCTGCAATTGGAGGGTCCTGCCAAAACCCGGAAAATGCAAAAGGTGTGTTTTCTAATACTATGTTAATAATGTGTGCTGTAATATTTTCGAGAGGGTGTGCCAGTGCAGTGGTACTGGGTCCAAGCCCATGCTGGTGGGTAGAAGGTTGGAGGGTTAAATCATGTAGCATGTAACTTGTTGGCCTTATTGACCCAGGTAGCCCAGATTATCAGAACACGAGGCTTAGTAGTAAAATGGATTGAATTTCATAAAATAAGATGTTTCCATCTTTGCACAAGAAATTAATTTGGGTGGTTCTGTTTTTGTAATTTTTCTAGGCCAGCCCTGTATTATGATTGAACTCTTTGAGTCTTTGTGAGACCCCAACTCTGGCCAAGTCCAAGCCATAGAGTCACTTGAGTTTGTTTCCAGTGACTCTCCCTCAGATTCCTTGAATTTTCTGGATTCCAAGCAGAGTCATGCAACAATGGTCACAAATTTAATCCTCATGACACAGAGAGCCAAATGGCTTCATAAGATTGTACCATGAAATATTTGTGTGGACTTGGACTACATAAATAAGTAATAGTTCCAAATTTCCAACTCATCGCTGCTTTGAGTACAGCAGTCTTTTGTTCAGTCTAAGGGTAATTTGCTACTTTTGACCTGCTAAAATTATCTATGCTGGATTATTGTGTTTATTTTCTTTATGTGCTTCATAATGAAGTGGCTTTGATTTATAAttttttgtgttgttgttttgttgATCTTGCATTCAAGACAtgtgctttggatctcatatcatATTGCTTTGCTTGAAAACATTTTATATCTCATAAAGGTATAATTCTTGTAGTAAAGAATAAAGTGGTTGACCTATTAAAGACTATATGTGGCATCAATATATGTGTATACTGCTTTGCTTGATGATTTTATCCACTGTCCAAGGATTTCACATTCTGATTTGAATAGAAGGCTATATCCAGTGGTTTCTTTCTTTGGCAGCCTTTCTATTTTCTAGAATAATGCATTTCAATTAGAAGCTGGTACTTTTAACATATTCATAGATTAGAAATTTAGAATCATTAAATTGTGAATTTTGTGCATTTGTTAGTCTGGATTTCTTGTGAGGCGGAAGACACCATATACACCAGGATTGTAGTTAGTTTGGCTAGGAATGTGGTAATTTTCTAACTTGCATTATTTATTATGTCTAAGGCAACTATCAGAATATGGAATCATAGGGGTAAAGTTTAAAATTTATTAGGATCTAAAGTATTTTGGAAAAATAACCAAAAACTGTGATGAATGTATGGAAACCAATTTGGCAAGCATAAGAGGGCATCTCTTTTTTCTAGGGTTCACATGTTGGTTTATAACTTTTGATATACATTTCTTTAAATTTGGCATTGATGAAGGAGCATAATGGTCCATTCTGTTTGCTGGATGGCAGAGTTACAGCTGATTGGATGTCTTTGCTTTTATTTTATTGTAAAACAAATAGGGTTCAACagttgaagagaaaatagagaagctCTGTAAAATTCATTCTAGCTGTTGGCTATCTGTCACTGAACAGAAGAAAAAGCTCAGTAGCAAGCAACAAATATTGCTTTGAGCTATCCTTGCCCAATTTTGTTGTTCTTCAATGACAtgatgatttatttcatatttaataTCATAGGTAAGATGCCAAAACTGAATGCTGGATTTCTCAAAGATGTTTAATCAGAAACATTTTGACCTGGCAGCAAGATTACTGGAAACATCAGATGGCTCATTGAGTCAAGAAGCGGAACCTGGAATGAAGAGAACTCTATTTTTTTCTAGTGTATCGGATTCTGAAACTTTACCTGACTTTATGCCTTTGTTTCCTGCTCACTGCAATGCATTTAGCAGTGATACTGATAATATTATTTGGGAAAAGAACATAGACTTTGAGCTTCCATTAGCTTTTCGAGCTCAAGTAGCTGACTCTGTAAATACATGCAGAGATGCCAAAATTGAAACTGATATGGAAGATGAAGACTACAAGTTCTTTCTTAAAAACATTATTCAGGATGGCGTATCCTATGCTTTTCAGTTGAAAAAGACACAAGATGGTGGTGAAGCATTTATCAAGTATGAAGAAGCAGAAGATGGACAGAGAATGTATCAATCTTTGGGTGTTAATATTTTTAGCAAGGCCAAAGCAACTTCTGGTTGGAGGGAAAACTCCTCTTTTCAAAAATGTAAGTTAAAGGCTCAAGTTGATAACAAAAAAGAGGgaacaaagaaaaggaaaagggcaaTGGAGATGAATGTTTCAGGAAGTTTACAGGCAAAGATGACTGGGAAAAGAAAAGCAGCCTTGCAATGTAATGGTAGTCAAGCTGTGAAGGCAGAAGAAGCGACCTTGCAATATAATGCAAATCAAATTGTCAAGTCAGAGGAAGCAACCTTGCAAAATAATTTTAGTCATGTTGTCAAGGAAGAACCTTTCTGGGAAACATCAAGTCCTAATGTAAGTGACTATATAGTGCACTTCAGCTCTAAAATGAAGCTGGTCATGTTCTCAGATATTTTTATATTTTACTTTAGTTTGTTTTATGTGCAATTCAGCTAATGGGCGACA is a genomic window of Cryptomeria japonica chromosome 7, Sugi_1.0, whole genome shotgun sequence containing:
- the LOC131056709 gene encoding uncharacterized protein LOC131056709 isoform X1; this translates as MLDFSKMFNQKHFDLAARLLETSDGSLSQEAEPGMKRTLFFSSVSDSETLPDFMPLFPAHCNAFSSDTDNIIWEKNIDFELPLAFRAQVADSVNTCRDAKIETDMEDEDYKFFLKNIIQDGVSYAFQLKKTQDGGEAFIKYEEAEDGQRMYQSLGVNIFSKAKATSGWRENSSFQKCKLKAQVDNKKEGTKKRKRAMEMNVSGSLQAKMTGKRKAALQCNGSQAVKAEEATLQYNANQIVKSEEATLQNNFSHVVKEEPFWETSSPNEHDVEIFESRNMIQSADFKKNLEIILKEPFNTQQLHDMWNAVSCRKPIVQLRQTRRRIVPVETNQEGSSYLDYHPDLAEKVESTSSPEEKLSLLRGFFFWLKNASWADAFKPWASCYRRQSIANLNDEDDCVEVERPDSESIAIVLRMEDTVQIPLVRVKEEAPDIEN
- the LOC131056709 gene encoding uncharacterized protein LOC131056709 isoform X2; amino-acid sequence: MKRTLFFSSVSDSETLPDFMPLFPAHCNAFSSDTDNIIWEKNIDFELPLAFRAQVADSVNTCRDAKIETDMEDEDYKFFLKNIIQDGVSYAFQLKKTQDGGEAFIKYEEAEDGQRMYQSLGVNIFSKAKATSGWRENSSFQKCKLKAQVDNKKEGTKKRKRAMEMNVSGSLQAKMTGKRKAALQCNGSQAVKAEEATLQYNANQIVKSEEATLQNNFSHVVKEEPFWETSSPNEHDVEIFESRNMIQSADFKKNLEIILKEPFNTQQLHDMWNAVSCRKPIVQLRQTRRRIVPVETNQEGSSYLDYHPDLAEKVESTSSPEEKLSLLRGFFFWLKNASWADAFKPWASCYRRQSIANLNDEDDCVEVERPDSESIAIVLRMEDTVQIPLVRVKEEAPDIEN